DNA from Candidatus Binatia bacterium:
CAAAATATGGAACGATCCGAGGGCCTGTGGACAATTTTTGTCCGGGTCCTTCAGGCATCGCGGCCGGAGATCGAATGATTTCGCATATTGACAAAAAAGTCTTTTCAGCACAAGCAATATTTGCAGAAACCGAGCCAAGAGGTGTCCCCGCGGAAGTCCCGCCGCGGTTGACATGTAAGCTTCCCAACATTAATACATCATCGAGGCCCACGGTATTCTCTACCGGCTGTTCTCACAGGGTCTGGGTAAACTATCCACAGATCTTTCCACAACATGAAAATAAAGCCGGAACAAGCCGATCGACTGGCGGAACTGATTCTGAAGAGCTACCGCGCCAAGGACCTGGCCGTCCTGAAAGCCCAGGAGAGCGTCGTCCGGGCCAAGATCAAAAACATCATCGTAGAAAACTTTCACGAGGAAGAGGTTATCGAGGAGGAGGCGCGGGAGATGCTCTCCACTCACGCCGGCCAGGTCAGGCAGGCAGGCGAAATGGACCAACACAAAATGTTCCTGCTCATCAAGCAGAAATTGGCGCAAAAGAAGGGGTTTGTCCTGTGACCCATTCGACCCTTCGATGGACTCAGGGCAGGCCTTGCTCCAGGGTCATGGTGAGGAAGATCGAACCATGAGCCGGCTATCGGAAAACCGCATCTCCCATCTCGCCCACCTCATCATCGACGGCATATGGAAGGAAGATCTGGCCGATTTTCCCAATGAGGGGCGCGCCCTGACCGAGACCAAGAGCATCCTCAACGAGTTCTTCGGCGGCGAGGATCGGCTCGACGATGTCGTGCGGCAGAAAATCCAGTCGCTCTCGCGTTACGTCGTACCGGGCAGCCGAGAATGGGACGTGCTTTACCGCAAATATCTCGAAGAGGAGCTGCGGAAGCAGCGGAAATGACCCCGATATGAGGCGCGGCTCGCTTGCTTTTGGGAATAGCGTATGCAATAGGAGAGAGGCTGGCCCCGTCACAGAGCGCCATCGGTCTCTTGACAGTATAAGATTCGTGCTTAAATATAGGCCGCTGCTTAGTTTCAACAGCCGGTTACAGGGTTAGTTTTTTCAAATTCAGGAGCTTCTGAAAGGAGGAGGCAAGTGAAGATCAGGCCTTTACAGGATCGTGTTATCGTAAAGAGGATCGAAGAGGAAGAGAAGACCAAAGGGGGCATCATTATCCCCGACACCGCGAAGGAAAAACCCCAGGAGGGTAAAGTGGTCGCGGTCGGCAAAGGGAAGCTGAACGAGGACGGCAAAGTCGTCCCCCTCGACGTCAAGGTCAACGACCGGATTCTCTTTGGAAAATATTCCGGCTCAGAGATCAATATGGACGGTGAAGAACACCTTATCATGCGCGAAGAAGACATCCTCGGCGTAATCGAAAAATAACCATTCCGAATAATCAGGAGGCAAGCAATGGCAGCAAAGATCGTTAAGTTTAACCAGGATGCGCGAGAGGCCATTCTCAAGGGAGTGAATCTGCTCGCGGACGCGGTCACGGTAACCCTGGGACCGAAGGGGCGCAACGTCGTGCTGGATAAGTCTTTCGGCGCGCCGACCGTCACCAAAGACGGCGTCACGGTCGCGAAAGAGATCGAGCTCGAAGACAAGTTCGAGAATATGGGCGCCCAGATGGTCAAAGAGGTCGCGAGCAAGACCTCGGACGTGGCCGGCGACGGCACGACGACCGCGACGGTGCTCGCGCGCGCGGTCTTCGCCGAAGGCGTCAAGATGGTCGTGGCGGGGCACGATCCGATGTCGCTCAAGCGCGGCATCGACAGAGCGGTCGGAGCCGTAGTCGATGAGCTCAAGAACCTCTCCAAGCCCACCAAGGACCCCAAAGAGATCGCGCAGGTCGGGACCATCGCCGCGAACAACGACTCCACCATCGGCGACGTCATCGCGGAAGCGATGAACAAGGTCGGCAAGGAAGGCGTGATCACGGTCGAGGAGGCCAAGGGGTTGGAGACGACGCTGGAAGTTGTCGAAGGCATGCAGTTCGACCGCGGCTACCTCTCCCCGTACTTCGTCACGGATCCCGAGAGGATGGACGTCGTGCTTCAGGACCCCTACCTCTTGTTGAATGAGAAAAAGATCAGCTCGATGAAAGAGATCCTGCCGATCCTCGAGCAGATCGCCAAGACCGGAAAGCCGTTCCTCATCGTTGCGGAAGACATTGAAGGCGAATCGTTGGCGACTCTGGTGGTCAACAAGATCCGCGGCACATTGCAGTGTTGCGCGGTGAAAGCCCCGGGCTTCGGCGACCGCCGAAAGTCCATGCTGGAGGATGTCGGGATACTCACCGGCGGGAAGGTCATCGCCGAGGAGCTGGGAATCAAGCTCGAGAATGTCACACTTCAGGACCTCGGCCGCGCCAAGAGAATCGTCGTGGATAAAGACAACACCACGATCATCGACGGCGCCGGCAAGAAGGCCGACCTCGAGGGGCGAATCAAGCAAATCCGCGCCCAGATCGACGAGACCACGTCCGATTATGACCGCGAGAAGCTCCAGGAGCGGCTCGCAAAACTCATCGGCGGCGTCGCCGTCATCAACGTCGGCGCGGCCACTGAGGTCGAGATGAAAGAGAAAAAGGCCCGCGTCGAGGATGCGCTCCACGCGACCCGCGCCGCAGTCGAAGAGGGAATCGTTCCCGGCGGCGGAGTCGCGCTGCTGAGAGCCTCGTCCGTTCTCGATAAGCTCAAAGTGCCCGAAGACGAGCAATGGGGCGTCAATATTTTGCGCCGCGTCCTCGAAGAGCCGCTGCGCAGGATCGCGATGAACGCCGGCGTCGAAGGCGCCATCGCGCTGCAAAAAGTCAAAGAAGGCAAGGGCTCGTTCGGATTCAACGCGGCGACCGAAGAGTACACCGATCTGATGAAGGCCGGCATCATCGACCCGACCAAGGTGGTGCGTACGGCGCTGCAAAACGCTGCCTCGGTGGCCGGACTCATGCTCACCACGGAAGCAATGGTGGCGGAGAAACCGGAAGATAAATCCGCCATGCCTCATATGCCTCCCGGCAGCGGCATGGGCGGCATGGGCGGCATGATGTAAACCAGCCGAATTTCCCGGTCCGCCAACGTATTGTGGCGGACCGGGATTCACCCCTCGCCTTGACAACATACCCAAGCCGCTCTATGGTTTAAGCGAAAGATTTCCCCTGAAAAGATAATAGCTTAGCCTACTTCCTGGAAATGTTCGAAAGCCTAACCGACAAGCTGGAGCTGACCTTCAAAAAACTTAGGGGTCAGGGCAAGATCAGGGAAAATAATATCGATGACGCGCTCCGCGACGTTCGCCTTGCACTCCTCGAAGCCGACGTTCATTTCAAAGTCGTTAAATCCTTCCTCGAAGCGATCAAGACCAAAGCTCTCGGGCAGGATGTTCTCGCGAGCCTGAGCCCCGAGCAACAATTCATCAAGATCGTCCACGAAGAGCTGACCGCGCTGCTCGGCGGTGAGCACGTCGAGCTTGAGCTGAAAGGCGTCCCGCCTCAAATCATCATGCTCGTCGGTCTACAAGGGTCCGGCAAGACCACGACGGTAGCCAAGCTCGCACTCCATTTGAAAAACGAAAAAAAGCGCAAGCCTTATCTCGTCCCCGCCGATATCTACCGTCCCGCCGCCATCGAGCAGTTGAAAACCCTCGGCCGGAGCCTCGACCTGCCGGTGCACGATTCCGATCCGTCCCAATCCGCATTGGCCATTTGCCGCGAAGCCCTGGAGCAGGCGAAGCGCCAGTTCTGCGACGCGATGATTATCGACACCGCCGGGCGGCTGCACATCGATCAGGAGCTGATGCAGGAGCTAAAGGTCCTTCAGCAGAACATACAGCCGCAGCACATTATATTCGTCGCCGACGCCATGACCGGACAGGACGCCGTCAACCAGGCGGACGGCTTCAGTCGCGAGCTCGACCTAACCGGCATCATCCTCACCAAGATGGACGGCGACGCGCGCGGCGGCGCGGCTCTGTCGATGCGCGAGATCGTCGGAAAACCGATCCTGTTTTCCGGCGTGGGCGAAAAGCCCGAGGCGCTGGAGGCGTTTTTCCCCGACCGGCTCGCGGCGCGGATCCTCGGCATGGGCGACGTGCTGTCGCTGGTCGAGAAGGCGCAACAAGTTTACGAAGCGAAAGAGATCGAGCGCCTCCAGAAACAAGTCAAGAAGAATCAGTTTTCGCTGGAAGATTTTCAGGCGCAGCTCAGACAGATCAAAAAAATGGGCTCGATCGGCGAGCTGCTCGACATGGTGCCGGGCGCGCGCAAGCTGAGCCAGAACGTCGATTTCGGACAGGCGGAAAAAGAGCTCAAGCGCGTGGACGCGATCATCAATTCCATGACGCTGGAAGAGCGGCGCAACCCGGCGATCCTGAACGGCAGCCGGCGGAAGAGGATCGCTCAGGGAAGCGGAACCACCGTCACCGACGTCAACCGCCTCATGAAGCAGTTTTTGGAAATGAAAAAAATGATGCAGCGAATGAACAAAGGTGGCATGCGCGGACCTTTCAACCGGATGCCTATTCCATTCAACTAAAAAAGGGATAACATTATGAGTGTAAAGATACGTTTGAGCAGACACGGCACAAAAAAGAAGCCGCATTATCGCATCGTCGTATGCGATTCCCGTTTTCCGCGCGACGGGAGGTTCGTCGAGCAGATCGGAACGTACGATCCGAAAGCGGCCAGCGGCATCAAGATCGACCGGGAAAAGATGGACTCGTGGATCAAGCGCGGCGCCAAGCCGTCGCAGACGGTTTCGGAGCTGATGAAGAAGACCGTACAAACGTAAAGACCGAAATGAAGCCTTCGTTGAAGCCAGAGCAAAAACGTCCCAGCTACAAGGCGTGCGAGAAGCCGACGAGCGCAGGCGTACTCTTTTCGGTACGTCGAGCGAGGAGGTCGAGCACAACTGTCGTAACGCCTGCCCTCGGCAGGCTATGGTAGATGGGCGTTTTTCATCAGGCTTGGGAGGAACCGTTCTTATGAAAGAATTAGTCCAGTTCCTGGCAAAATCTCTCGTCAACAATCCCGAGGCCGTCGAAGTGAAAGAGACTCAAGGAGACACCGCTTCGGTCCTGGAGCTGAAGGTAGCCAAGGAGGACCTCGGCCGCATCATCGGCAAGCAAGGCAGAACCGCCAAATCGATCCGCACGATTCTCAACGCCGCGGCGTCCAGGTCGAACCGCAGGGTCGTCCTGGAGATCGTGGAAGAGAAATAAGTCCCACGGCCGCAAATTCCCAAGAGCCGGAGCGCTTGATCGCCCTCGGTGAAATCGTCGCCACCCACGGCATCGAAGGGTGGCTGAAGCTCAACCCGTACAATCCCAACAGCCCCACCCTTTTTTCTGCGCAAGAAATCTTCTTAGAGAAAAACGGCATTCGCTCGCCTCAACGATTGCAGGCAGCGAAGCCGCACAAAAAGCAACTGCTCGTTCGCATCGAAGACGTGAACGGAATCAACGAGGCGGAAAAATGGATCGGCTCGATCGTTTCCGTCGCCGAGACGAATCTTCCCGCTTTAAGCGGCGACGAATATTATTACTATCGAGTCGTCGGCCTCGAAGTGTTCGACACCCAGGGCAACCGCATCGGCAGAATCACCCGCCTCACATCGACGCCCGGCGGCGATCTTTACGTCGTCGAAGGCGAGGCGAAAGAATATTTGATCCCGGTGACGAAAGAGATCGTCGAGAAAATCGATTTCACCTCCGGTAAAATCGTCATTAATCCGCCGGAAGGGTTGTTGGAGCTGTAGGCCATGTTAGATTTGTATCAAATCGAATCTGAGGAGGAATATCATGGGAAAAAGCGAGCTTAAAAGTTTCGGCAAAGCCGATGAGGTGCGCACGTTTCCCAAAGGACGGGTAGAACTCATCAAGATCGGCGGCGCGACTATCGGTCGCGCGGTCTTCGAGCCCGGCTGGCGCTGGGCGACATCAGTTCAACCTCTCGCCAAGACCAAGAGCTGCGAAGCCCCTCACTTCCAGTATCATGTTTCTGGCGGGCTGAAAGTGAAGATGGACGACGGCGCGGAGTTCGAATGCCGGGCGGGCGATGTTTCACTGCTTCCTTCCGGCCATGACGCGTGGGTCGTCGGCAACGAGCCCGCGGTCGTCGTCGATTTCCAAGGGATGATCG
Protein-coding regions in this window:
- a CDS encoding DUF507 family protein — protein: MKIKPEQADRLAELILKSYRAKDLAVLKAQESVVRAKIKNIIVENFHEEEVIEEEAREMLSTHAGQVRQAGEMDQHKMFLLIKQKLAQKKGFVL
- a CDS encoding DUF507 family protein; translation: MSRLSENRISHLAHLIIDGIWKEDLADFPNEGRALTETKSILNEFFGGEDRLDDVVRQKIQSLSRYVVPGSREWDVLYRKYLEEELRKQRK
- the rpsP gene encoding 30S ribosomal protein S16; translation: MSVKIRLSRHGTKKKPHYRIVVCDSRFPRDGRFVEQIGTYDPKAASGIKIDREKMDSWIKRGAKPSQTVSELMKKTVQT
- a CDS encoding KH domain-containing protein, which gives rise to MKELVQFLAKSLVNNPEAVEVKETQGDTASVLELKVAKEDLGRIIGKQGRTAKSIRTILNAAASRSNRRVVLEIVEEK
- the groES gene encoding co-chaperone GroES, which codes for MKIRPLQDRVIVKRIEEEEKTKGGIIIPDTAKEKPQEGKVVAVGKGKLNEDGKVVPLDVKVNDRILFGKYSGSEINMDGEEHLIMREEDILGVIEK
- a CDS encoding cupin domain-containing protein; this translates as MGKSELKSFGKADEVRTFPKGRVELIKIGGATIGRAVFEPGWRWATSVQPLAKTKSCEAPHFQYHVSGGLKVKMDDGAEFECRAGDVSLLPSGHDAWVVGNEPAVVVDFQGMIDYAKSK
- the ffh gene encoding signal recognition particle protein, which codes for MFESLTDKLELTFKKLRGQGKIRENNIDDALRDVRLALLEADVHFKVVKSFLEAIKTKALGQDVLASLSPEQQFIKIVHEELTALLGGEHVELELKGVPPQIIMLVGLQGSGKTTTVAKLALHLKNEKKRKPYLVPADIYRPAAIEQLKTLGRSLDLPVHDSDPSQSALAICREALEQAKRQFCDAMIIDTAGRLHIDQELMQELKVLQQNIQPQHIIFVADAMTGQDAVNQADGFSRELDLTGIILTKMDGDARGGAALSMREIVGKPILFSGVGEKPEALEAFFPDRLAARILGMGDVLSLVEKAQQVYEAKEIERLQKQVKKNQFSLEDFQAQLRQIKKMGSIGELLDMVPGARKLSQNVDFGQAEKELKRVDAIINSMTLEERRNPAILNGSRRKRIAQGSGTTVTDVNRLMKQFLEMKKMMQRMNKGGMRGPFNRMPIPFN
- the groL gene encoding chaperonin GroEL (60 kDa chaperone family; promotes refolding of misfolded polypeptides especially under stressful conditions; forms two stacked rings of heptamers to form a barrel-shaped 14mer; ends can be capped by GroES; misfolded proteins enter the barrel where they are refolded when GroES binds), whose product is MAAKIVKFNQDAREAILKGVNLLADAVTVTLGPKGRNVVLDKSFGAPTVTKDGVTVAKEIELEDKFENMGAQMVKEVASKTSDVAGDGTTTATVLARAVFAEGVKMVVAGHDPMSLKRGIDRAVGAVVDELKNLSKPTKDPKEIAQVGTIAANNDSTIGDVIAEAMNKVGKEGVITVEEAKGLETTLEVVEGMQFDRGYLSPYFVTDPERMDVVLQDPYLLLNEKKISSMKEILPILEQIAKTGKPFLIVAEDIEGESLATLVVNKIRGTLQCCAVKAPGFGDRRKSMLEDVGILTGGKVIAEELGIKLENVTLQDLGRAKRIVVDKDNTTIIDGAGKKADLEGRIKQIRAQIDETTSDYDREKLQERLAKLIGGVAVINVGAATEVEMKEKKARVEDALHATRAAVEEGIVPGGGVALLRASSVLDKLKVPEDEQWGVNILRRVLEEPLRRIAMNAGVEGAIALQKVKEGKGSFGFNAATEEYTDLMKAGIIDPTKVVRTALQNAASVAGLMLTTEAMVAEKPEDKSAMPHMPPGSGMGGMGGMM
- the rimM gene encoding ribosome maturation factor RimM (Essential for efficient processing of 16S rRNA), giving the protein MIALGEIVATHGIEGWLKLNPYNPNSPTLFSAQEIFLEKNGIRSPQRLQAAKPHKKQLLVRIEDVNGINEAEKWIGSIVSVAETNLPALSGDEYYYYRVVGLEVFDTQGNRIGRITRLTSTPGGDLYVVEGEAKEYLIPVTKEIVEKIDFTSGKIVINPPEGLLEL